In the Candidatus Omnitrophota bacterium genome, one interval contains:
- a CDS encoding FAD-dependent thymidylate synthase, which translates to MKVHLAGYNVDTEILRQIQKESGARQDLTPEVLSAAYARISRDPRPIGEIRKESRDEVERARKSNSTIIFKMGHHSVAEHAVFNLDILGVSRLGMEEIEKFRLCSYTEKSQRYITLDKDFVIPEEIKGTTLEKLFSDTIKQQNEAYGKLFEKLKSHIFTKHSQLAKDPKKHNLLEGWAKEDARYVTALATESQVGQTVNARNLELMLRRFASHPLEEIRNLGKLIYEQIAEVAPSIVIFYQANERDQKTYPELRKLAFEMMPVASSFESAKTPSDVELVEFTENGDAIIAASLLHVSSQMPYEQCLIITKKLSSDGLRRIYTTAWQNMQFYDSMLREFEYVNLTFNIILSAACFGQLKRHRMSTITAQGYDPALGVTIPESIHEIGMEKEFQKIIDKTNDTYKIIEKTTPLAAPYILTNAHRRRVLMRVNARELYHISRLREDAHAQWDIQNVSRAMTEEAKRAMPLTFGLIGGKDKYSEIYQKMFGKLPKVNEAALPTARNIK; encoded by the coding sequence ATGAAAGTGCACTTAGCCGGATATAATGTAGATACTGAAATTTTGCGTCAGATTCAGAAAGAGTCCGGGGCAAGGCAGGATTTAACTCCGGAAGTGCTTTCGGCTGCTTATGCTCGGATAAGCCGAGACCCCCGTCCGATTGGTGAAATCAGAAAAGAATCTCGTGACGAAGTGGAACGAGCCAGAAAATCAAACTCAACTATTATTTTTAAGATGGGCCATCATTCGGTCGCCGAACATGCGGTGTTTAATCTTGATATCTTGGGAGTTTCTCGTTTGGGAATGGAGGAGATTGAGAAGTTTAGGCTTTGCTCTTACACCGAAAAATCCCAACGTTATATTACCCTGGATAAAGATTTTGTTATTCCCGAAGAGATCAAGGGTACGACTTTGGAGAAACTTTTCTCGGATACGATTAAGCAGCAGAATGAAGCTTATGGCAAGCTTTTTGAAAAATTAAAAAGCCATATCTTTACAAAGCATTCTCAACTTGCCAAGGATCCAAAAAAACACAATCTTTTAGAAGGTTGGGCAAAGGAAGATGCTCGTTATGTTACAGCTTTAGCTACAGAATCGCAGGTTGGTCAGACAGTTAATGCTAGGAATTTAGAGCTTATGCTACGGCGTTTTGCTTCTCACCCCTTAGAAGAGATTCGTAATCTTGGTAAGTTAATTTATGAACAAATAGCTGAAGTTGCACCTTCGATCGTTATTTTTTACCAGGCTAATGAGCGTGACCAGAAGACCTATCCGGAGTTGAGGAAGTTAGCTTTTGAAATGATGCCGGTAGCCTCTTCATTTGAATCAGCAAAGACGCCTTCCGATGTTGAACTAGTTGAGTTTACCGAAAACGGAGATGCTATTATCGCAGCATCTTTGTTACATGTATCATCTCAGATGCCTTATGAACAATGTTTGATTATTACTAAGAAATTGTCTTCAGATGGGCTAAGAAGAATATATACAACTGCTTGGCAAAATATGCAGTTTTACGATTCTATGCTTCGGGAATTCGAATATGTAAATCTTACCTTTAATATTATTTTGTCGGCGGCTTGTTTTGGACAACTTAAAAGGCATCGAATGTCAACAATTACTGCTCAAGGCTATGATCCGGCCCTGGGGGTTACAATACCGGAATCAATCCATGAAATTGGGATGGAGAAGGAATTTCAAAAAATTATCGACAAGACTAATGATACCTATAAAATTATAGAAAAAACCACGCCCTTAGCTGCTCCGTATATTTTAACTAATGCTCATCGTCGGAGAGTTCTCATGCGGGTCAATGCTCGAGAGTTATACCATATATCACGTCTCAGAGAAGACGCACATGCCCAGTGGGACATACAAAATGTATCTAGGGCGATGACTGAAGAGGCTAAACGTGCGATGCCACTTACTTTTGGTTTGATCGGCGGCAAAGATAAATATAGTGAAATCTATCAAAAAATGTTTGGGAAGTTGCCAAAAGTTAATGAAGCGGCTTTGCCAACAGCCAGGAACATTAAATAA
- a CDS encoding zf-TFIIB domain-containing protein, producing MNCPACNKILKDVKCQEQTVGLCEGCGGIWLEHDKFYKTIEKLVSNEKVSYSQIRQIYKVRRFLSKRRKQIVRKCPRCNIDMGTFNFSYNSETFLDKCPFCKGIWTDKKDRVDLTKHLEGASEANPYTQVLIEAKKQFLKRQVLKRKNVAIGVAAVYLVIAFGFGDKGTGLRLFKFLIVPLAGIFLGQKIDDLIKFSFNVPLGIKNIKITLGEAVVICGWVLLFLPLFFAILFYRR from the coding sequence ATGAATTGTCCGGCTTGCAATAAAATTCTTAAAGACGTTAAGTGCCAGGAACAAACTGTTGGTTTGTGCGAAGGTTGTGGAGGAATTTGGCTTGAGCACGATAAGTTTTACAAGACAATTGAAAAATTAGTATCGAATGAAAAAGTCAGTTATAGTCAAATACGGCAAATCTATAAAGTGAGGCGATTTTTAAGCAAAAGACGTAAGCAGATAGTGAGAAAATGTCCGCGTTGTAATATAGATATGGGTACTTTTAATTTTTCTTATAACTCTGAAACTTTTTTAGATAAATGTCCTTTTTGTAAAGGTATTTGGACTGATAAAAAAGATAGAGTTGACTTGACTAAGCATTTAGAAGGGGCTTCTGAGGCTAATCCTTATACGCAGGTTTTAATTGAGGCAAAAAAACAATTTTTAAAAAGGCAGGTACTTAAGCGTAAGAATGTTGCGATTGGCGTAGCTGCTGTTTATTTAGTTATAGCTTTTGGGTTTGGTGATAAAGGAACCGGCCTGCGTTTATTTAAATTCTTAATTGTTCCTTTAGCCGGTATTTTTTTAGGGCAAAAAATAGACGATTTAATTAAATTTAGTTTTAATGTGCCTTTGGGTATAAAGAATATTAAGATTACCTTGGGTGAGGCAGTAGTTATTTGTGGATGGGTTTTGCTTTTTCTACCTTTATTTTTTGCTATTTTATTTTATAGGAGGTGA
- a CDS encoding PilZ domain-containing protein: MKNRRKFPRVNLEGKVMWRRAGNFDNLDVIRNVSEGGLCFETSDLRLVNNDIVQFEFQLPSKERVYSKAKVSWVGAVEPDRVGWQAGAEFQDISDLAREDIRQFVGVTRYGCDESVV, from the coding sequence ATGAAAAATCGGCGGAAATTCCCGAGAGTGAACTTAGAAGGTAAAGTTATGTGGCGAAGAGCAGGTAATTTTGATAATTTGGATGTAATTAGAAATGTTTCCGAAGGAGGCCTTTGCTTTGAAACTAGTGACTTAAGATTAGTAAACAATGACATAGTGCAATTTGAATTCCAATTGCCTAGTAAGGAAAGGGTTTATTCTAAAGCAAAGGTGTCCTGGGTTGGTGCAGTTGAGCCTGATCGGGTTGGTTGGCAGGCTGGAGCTGAATTTCAGGATATAAGTGATTTGGCCCGTGAAGATATTAGGCAATTTGTTGGTGTGACTCGCTATGGTTGTGATGAGTCAGTTGTTTAG
- a CDS encoding peptide chain release factor-like protein gives MNHLKYGVSQSKVKLLKTKMRQLKIHESDIIERFIRAAGPGGQKVNKTSSCVYLKHTPTKIEVKCQKERSQALNRFLARRILVDKIESLTLERKSEKQKQIEKIRRQKRKRSKRAKEKILKSKKIQSEKKKFRRLEPSAENE, from the coding sequence ATGAACCATCTAAAGTATGGAGTTTCTCAAAGTAAGGTAAAGCTGCTCAAAACCAAAATGCGACAGCTTAAAATACACGAATCAGACATCATCGAACGTTTTATTCGAGCAGCCGGCCCAGGGGGCCAAAAGGTAAACAAAACTTCCAGCTGTGTTTATCTAAAGCACACCCCTACAAAAATAGAAGTAAAATGCCAAAAAGAGCGTAGCCAGGCTTTAAACCGATTTTTAGCTCGAAGAATACTTGTTGATAAAATTGAGAGTTTAACCCTGGAAAGAAAAAGTGAAAAACAAAAGCAGATTGAAAAAATACGTCGACAGAAACGAAAACGCTCAAAACGAGCAAAAGAAAAAATACTCAAAAGTAAAAAGATTCAATCAGAAAAGAAAAAATTCCGCAGGCTAGAACCCTCTGCAGAAAACGAATAG
- a CDS encoding DUF2845 domain-containing protein: MKKILSFFICFLLTWFVTTSVCYSGTQKKYYRLAAEYLAEADSLYSENKLYQAYDFYDKAISSAEASDQLERLSQREIERIKDIIRQSNNGKSRIHQVTQNFRSTIQAKRVSRGMSKSQVLASWGDPSDIEKKIYKWQEQEVWSYGNVLDDSDKFVIFQNGLVIDWRSKDDQ; the protein is encoded by the coding sequence ATGAAGAAGATTCTAAGTTTTTTTATCTGTTTTTTGCTAACTTGGTTTGTGACTACTTCGGTTTGCTATTCTGGCACTCAGAAAAAGTACTATCGTCTAGCCGCTGAATATCTAGCTGAAGCTGATTCACTGTATTCTGAAAATAAGCTCTATCAAGCTTATGATTTTTATGATAAGGCTATAAGTTCAGCTGAAGCTTCAGACCAACTTGAGCGCTTAAGCCAGAGAGAAATCGAGAGAATTAAAGATATTATCCGTCAAAGCAACAATGGCAAATCAAGGATTCATCAGGTAACACAAAATTTTCGAAGCACTATCCAAGCAAAGCGAGTATCTCGAGGGATGAGTAAAAGTCAAGTTTTGGCCAGTTGGGGTGACCCTAGCGATATCGAAAAAAAAATTTATAAGTGGCAAGAGCAGGAAGTTTGGAGTTACGGAAACGTTCTCGACGATAGCGATAAATTTGTTATTTTTCAAAATGGTCTAGTTATTGATTGGCGCAGTAAAGACGACCAGTAG
- a CDS encoding response regulator, with the protein MARKVLLVDDEQDFLTLMSKLIISWGYDVVTASNGQEALELSSHDRPDVLILDYLMPDINGVELLREMRKAGTRVPAIIFTANPMIKAMEESEELSIAAFIPKISPYVDTQEDLKMTLGLLCR; encoded by the coding sequence ATGGCAAGAAAAGTTCTTTTAGTGGATGATGAGCAGGATTTTTTAACACTAATGTCAAAATTAATAATATCCTGGGGCTATGATGTGGTAACGGCTTCCAATGGCCAAGAAGCTTTGGAGTTGTCTTCTCATGATCGTCCGGACGTTTTAATTCTTGATTATCTTATGCCGGATATTAATGGGGTTGAACTTTTAAGAGAAATGCGTAAAGCCGGCACAAGGGTTCCAGCTATAATTTTTACTGCCAATCCGATGATTAAAGCCATGGAAGAAAGTGAAGAATTAAGCATAGCCGCTTTTATTCCTAAGATAAGTCCTTATGTTGATACTCAGGAAGACTTGAAGATGACCTTGGGTTTGCTTTGTCGATGA
- a CDS encoding NAD(P)H-dependent oxidoreductase, producing MKVAVIYYSRSGVTKEMAEIIYGQLKKKGAEADIFSVSEVKSEQLLDYQGIIVGSPTYYGTLAAQIKDLFDQSVTFHGKLDGKLGAAFSSAANIAGGNETTVLSILEAMLIHGMIIQGDPRGDHYGPVAIGKVDQRCRENCLRFAERFVELLKKIS from the coding sequence ATGAAAGTTGCTGTTATCTATTATTCTCGAAGCGGTGTTACTAAAGAAATGGCAGAAATTATTTATGGCCAATTAAAAAAGAAGGGAGCTGAAGCTGATATTTTTTCGGTCTCAGAGGTGAAATCGGAGCAATTGTTAGATTATCAGGGTATAATAGTCGGCTCACCTACCTATTATGGAACCTTAGCTGCTCAGATAAAAGATTTATTTGATCAGAGCGTTACCTTTCATGGTAAATTAGACGGAAAGCTCGGTGCGGCATTTTCTTCGGCAGCAAATATTGCCGGAGGTAACGAGACAACGGTGCTAAGTATTTTAGAGGCAATGTTAATCCACGGCATGATTATTCAAGGTGATCCCCGGGGAGATCATTACGGTCCAGTGGCGATTGGTAAAGTTGATCAACGCTGCCGAGAAAACTGCTTAAGGTTTGCCGAAAGATTCGTTGAGTTGCTAAAAAAAATCAGTTGA
- a CDS encoding divalent-cation tolerance protein CutA, which yields MSKALIVFVTIPQNKANGFIKKLLKQRLCACVNVIKGIESFFWWKGKIDTAKEALLLIKTKDSNFAPLKKFIESIHPYEVCEVVACKVDKINRKYLAWLMKESSG from the coding sequence ATGAGTAAAGCGTTAATAGTATTTGTGACTATTCCTCAAAACAAAGCTAACGGTTTCATTAAGAAGCTATTGAAGCAAAGGCTTTGTGCTTGTGTAAATGTTATAAAAGGCATTGAATCATTCTTTTGGTGGAAGGGAAAAATCGATACCGCCAAAGAAGCACTTCTTTTAATTAAAACAAAGGATTCCAACTTTGCTCCTTTAAAGAAATTCATCGAGTCAATTCATCCTTATGAGGTTTGCGAAGTGGTAGCTTGCAAGGTAGATAAAATAAACCGAAAGTATCTAGCTTGGTTAATGAAGGAAAGTAGTGGTTGA
- a CDS encoding sulfite exporter TauE/SafE family protein: MVEQLLVSLEKVFTTSPGWGLGASFLAGILVSFSPCIYPLIPITLGVVGVESASTRLRSFSISLVFVLGFAVVFTVLGVVSSLIGKFLGTFFVNPITYLILTIILFSLGLSSLTGFTINIPFFSFNYDSNKPKEYFSIFILGMVSAFGIIPCSFPVLGAILSVISLQQNIVYGAVALFIFSLGYGTLLIVLGTFSGLIKKLPKQGKWLTIIKRIPGVLLMVMAVYFLVKFISLI, encoded by the coding sequence GTGGTTGAGCAACTTCTTGTTAGTTTAGAAAAAGTTTTCACTACCTCTCCTGGCTGGGGGTTGGGGGCTAGTTTTCTGGCTGGGATCTTGGTTAGTTTTTCGCCCTGCATCTACCCTTTGATTCCGATCACCTTAGGAGTGGTTGGGGTTGAATCAGCTTCAACTCGCCTAAGGAGTTTTTCAATCAGTTTAGTATTCGTTTTGGGGTTTGCTGTTGTCTTTACTGTTTTAGGGGTAGTTTCTTCTTTGATTGGCAAGTTTCTAGGAACTTTTTTTGTTAATCCGATAACTTATTTAATTTTGACGATTATTCTTTTTTCTCTCGGTCTATCTTCGCTAACCGGCTTTACTATCAATATTCCCTTTTTTTCTTTTAATTATGATAGCAATAAACCTAAAGAGTACTTTTCGATATTCATTTTAGGAATGGTTAGCGCTTTTGGTATTATTCCTTGTAGTTTTCCGGTTTTGGGGGCGATACTAAGTGTTATTTCTCTGCAGCAGAATATTGTCTACGGAGCAGTTGCTCTTTTTATTTTTTCCTTAGGTTATGGGACTTTGCTCATTGTCTTAGGCACCTTTTCTGGTCTTATTAAGAAATTGCCAAAGCAGGGCAAATGGCTTACAATAATAAAACGAATTCCTGGTGTATTGTTGATGGTAATGGCCGTTTACTTTTTAGTAAAATTTATAAGTTTGATATGA
- a CDS encoding TlpA family protein disulfide reductase, producing MIKKISFFLLICCLALSVLAEDEVKFSSLTGQEFSFEELTAHPNTVLFTWATWCVYCRRELARLAEQCTFFEDVEVFFVNIGEKKTAVERFTDREEFKDCVKDKIILDSQYLIAKEFNIVGIPTYLFFKDGQLIEKSYFLNQKLIDKAYHSQ from the coding sequence ATGATTAAAAAGATTAGCTTTTTTTTATTGATTTGCTGTCTTGCTTTATCGGTGCTCGCCGAGGATGAGGTAAAGTTTTCAAGCTTAACCGGCCAAGAATTTTCTTTTGAGGAATTAACAGCACATCCGAACACAGTGTTATTTACCTGGGCAACTTGGTGTGTTTATTGTCGACGTGAATTAGCGCGCTTGGCTGAGCAATGTACATTTTTTGAAGACGTGGAGGTTTTCTTTGTAAACATTGGTGAGAAAAAAACCGCAGTTGAAAGGTTTACTGACAGAGAAGAGTTTAAGGATTGCGTAAAAGATAAAATAATACTGGACTCACAGTATTTAATTGCCAAGGAATTTAATATCGTTGGTATTCCTACCTATCTATTTTTCAAGGATGGTCAGCTTATCGAGAAATCATATTTCTTAAATCAGAAGCTTATCGATAAAGCCTACCATTCCCAATAA
- a CDS encoding pyrroline-5-carboxylate reductase translates to MKLKKSIGIIGFGNMGSGLATRLKRHYRVLVFDQDCKKTKALRGVKKALSIEELLLDANQIIIAVKPQNFPSLLKKIKGNFDNKLFISIAAGISTQYIEKTLARVRVIRVMPNLPSKIGKGMSCLARGRFAKAVDLSLAKKIFKHLGQILVLNEKMIDAATAVSGSGPGYVYAFLESNCFSGRKVPAVLIRDFKLDFKKAARAVGFTKSQADLLVDATVSGSLAVLSHSRLSISQLRKQITSKGGTTEKALKVLKRGGSLTDAVGAALLRAKQLSKKR, encoded by the coding sequence ATGAAGCTAAAAAAATCAATAGGCATAATCGGTTTTGGCAATATGGGCTCTGGATTGGCCACTCGGCTGAAGCGCCATTATCGGGTATTAGTTTTTGATCAGGATTGTAAGAAAACTAAAGCTCTTCGAGGAGTAAAAAAGGCATTAAGTATAGAAGAGTTACTCTTGGATGCTAACCAAATTATCATTGCAGTTAAGCCACAAAATTTTCCCAGCCTACTTAAGAAGATTAAAGGTAACTTTGATAATAAGTTGTTTATTTCCATTGCTGCGGGTATTTCCACTCAATATATTGAAAAAACCTTAGCCAGAGTAAGGGTGATTAGGGTAATGCCTAATTTGCCTTCAAAAATAGGAAAGGGAATGTCTTGCTTAGCTAGAGGGCGTTTTGCTAAAGCTGTTGATTTGAGCCTTGCTAAAAAGATTTTCAAACACTTAGGGCAGATTTTAGTTTTAAATGAAAAGATGATTGATGCGGCAACGGCCGTATCTGGCAGTGGACCGGGCTATGTTTATGCTTTCTTGGAGTCAAATTGTTTTAGTGGCCGTAAGGTTCCCGCGGTTTTAATTCGCGACTTTAAGCTCGATTTTAAAAAAGCAGCAAGAGCAGTCGGCTTTACTAAATCTCAAGCAGATCTTTTGGTTGATGCTACAGTTAGTGGTTCGCTTGCTGTGCTTAGTCATTCAAGATTAAGCATCAGTCAGTTAAGAAAGCAAATTACCTCTAAAGGGGGGACTACTGAGAAAGCTTTAAAAGTTCTGAAAAGAGGAGGCTCTTTGACTGATGCCGTAGGAGCGGCATTGCTGAGGGCGAAACAGTTATCTAAAAAGAGGTAG
- the mtnP gene encoding S-methyl-5'-thioadenosine phosphorylase produces the protein MMSKIGVIGGSGLYELEGIKKIDQIELATPFGPTSAPFVIAELEGSEVVFLPRHGQHHQISPSSINYRANIYGMKKLGVERIISVSACGSLKEEFKPLDFVICDQFVDRTNQARKYTFFDQGLVAHISFAHPICSHLAQELKKAAQKVKVTAHCGGTYLNMEGPQFSTLAESNLYRSWGMDIIGMTNMVEARLSREAEICYVSLAAVTDYDCWHPDHDSVTLEVILNNLKANVDNSKKVLREFILLLGEQRPCTCAGALQSAIITRGEFIPAETKEKLDIIIGKYIK, from the coding sequence ATAATGTCAAAGATAGGTGTTATCGGTGGAAGTGGGCTTTATGAACTAGAGGGAATAAAAAAAATTGATCAAATTGAGTTGGCAACTCCTTTTGGTCCAACATCAGCCCCATTTGTTATCGCTGAATTAGAAGGCAGTGAAGTGGTGTTTTTGCCGCGTCATGGGCAGCATCATCAGATAAGTCCCAGTTCGATTAACTATCGAGCAAATATTTATGGGATGAAAAAGCTTGGCGTCGAAAGAATTATTTCTGTTTCGGCCTGTGGATCTTTGAAAGAGGAGTTTAAACCTCTTGATTTTGTTATTTGCGATCAGTTTGTCGATAGAACTAACCAGGCTCGAAAATACACTTTTTTTGACCAAGGCTTGGTTGCTCATATTAGCTTTGCTCATCCTATTTGTAGTCATCTGGCTCAGGAGTTAAAAAAAGCTGCTCAAAAAGTAAAAGTCACCGCACATTGCGGCGGTACTTATCTTAATATGGAGGGGCCGCAATTTTCAACTTTAGCCGAGTCCAATCTTTATCGAAGTTGGGGTATGGATATAATTGGTATGACTAATATGGTTGAAGCTCGATTGAGCCGTGAGGCAGAAATTTGCTATGTGAGCCTAGCGGCGGTTACTGACTATGATTGTTGGCATCCGGATCATGACAGTGTTACTCTTGAGGTAATATTAAATAATTTAAAAGCTAACGTTGATAATTCTAAGAAGGTGTTACGTGAGTTTATCTTGCTTTTGGGTGAGCAAAGACCTTGCACTTGCGCTGGAGCTTTGCAATCTGCAATTATCACCAGAGGTGAATTTATTCCTGCGGAAACTAAAGAAAAATTAGATATTATTATCGGTAAATATATTAAGTAA
- a CDS encoding sugar kinase, protein MSILVGGTVAIDTIVTPFSRAESVLGGSATYASLSASFFSPVSLSAAVGTDFSKKQIAVLKSKAIDLSGLEIIPGETFKWGGEYGQNFSDPKTLFTQINVLSEFDPQIPEKYKKSKYLFLANISPEIQIKILNQVKKPKIIACDTMNYWIENTPQQLLRLLKKVDISFINESEAKQLTGQGNLLKAARKILKLGPKVVVIKKGEHGVILVSESDVFAAPGFLLDSIVDPTGAGDTFAGGFIGYLANKNKYDKVSLRQAAVCGSVMATFTVEDFSVRRLSSLTVPEINKRMKKFKKITSF, encoded by the coding sequence ATGAGTATTCTAGTTGGCGGAACAGTTGCTATTGATACGATAGTTACACCTTTTAGCCGGGCTGAAAGCGTTCTTGGCGGTTCGGCGACCTACGCTTCCTTGAGCGCAAGTTTTTTTTCACCAGTAAGTTTATCCGCTGCTGTGGGGACTGACTTTTCAAAAAAGCAGATTGCTGTTTTAAAAAGCAAAGCGATAGATTTGTCAGGTCTTGAAATTATACCGGGTGAGACATTCAAGTGGGGAGGAGAGTATGGCCAGAACTTTTCCGACCCAAAGACACTTTTTACTCAAATTAATGTACTTTCAGAATTCGACCCTCAGATACCTGAAAAATACAAAAAAAGTAAATATTTATTTTTAGCTAATATTTCTCCTGAAATTCAGATTAAGATTTTAAATCAGGTTAAAAAACCAAAGATAATTGCTTGCGATACGATGAATTATTGGATTGAAAATACACCCCAACAGCTTCTTAGGCTGCTTAAGAAAGTAGATATATCTTTTATCAATGAATCAGAAGCAAAGCAGCTTACTGGCCAGGGTAATTTGCTTAAAGCTGCCAGAAAAATACTTAAATTAGGCCCTAAGGTAGTAGTAATCAAGAAAGGTGAGCATGGGGTGATTTTGGTTTCCGAAAGCGATGTTTTTGCTGCCCCGGGTTTTTTGCTTGATTCGATAGTAGATCCCACCGGAGCCGGCGATACTTTTGCCGGTGGATTTATCGGCTACCTAGCTAATAAAAATAAATATGATAAGGTATCATTAAGGCAGGCAGCTGTCTGCGGAAGCGTTATGGCAACTTTTACTGTTGAAGATTTTAGTGTCCGGCGTCTGAGTTCTTTAACCGTACCTGAGATTAATAAAAGAATGAAAAAATTTAAAAAAATTACCTCATTTTAA